One region of Tumebacillus amylolyticus genomic DNA includes:
- a CDS encoding S-layer homology domain-containing protein: MFRKHRLHKVTCTLLACTLLGSPMMIGKLPAAYAESTVATHAAAPAVSKEQAVETARTVMKLTQDSWKLSTFEYRSNASDKWGNANGPRWQLEFTPVDPNTHTAYSVVIDGKTGQMIGMNFYNKMDPQAGDATQEQARKAGEAFLAQVAPDELKQAELTTSEVNSMGASKSFNFTYVRKTADGVYVLGDRISLTMAGNGNLISYEIHWSNADFPKPNGTVSVADANKSYADALGLRLMYQQQYRTATPTMSLVYGTDFSQNFMFPEPLTPYLIDAKSGKAINRNGDERKPTSTVQKPIVENGPTAPTPRNTPLTQEEAEDLLLSSGLLHQGDQLQDPSYQESSPTNKTWSFSVSANGSKKPTGNVFLDALTGEVISYNTFSVSSTSSEPAMTSDAITQKAMNLVKKLYPGRMGLFSYVTTATLPNSMKGSDGESTGVSFTYLKNGVPSQYGLQIIFDRDGNVTNFYGQPFELLTSDKTDYPDPSKAITLEQATSTYIQKRPLRLSYYFPILADGTQSTQPMLVWAPKDNDYPIPYVDALTNEYIDTDLSQVKPSAQPTDIKDHWAEKALTQFADRGLLDIQDGKAYPNNEISRAEYIRLLTNFRVGLSTTDKPTFEDVPTNSKYFNSIETAVFLGWIAKDKTFRPDDKISRQEAASILTRVLGYQDLAKHTEIFALPYSDGGQVASYAKGSVAILTGLGVMTGSANEFRPTGDITLAEACTAILKLSSITTNFPPYVK; encoded by the coding sequence ATGTTTAGGAAACACCGCTTACATAAAGTGACCTGCACTCTGCTCGCTTGCACGTTGCTTGGCAGCCCGATGATGATCGGCAAACTTCCGGCCGCCTACGCAGAATCCACAGTGGCAACTCACGCCGCCGCTCCGGCCGTTTCTAAGGAACAAGCGGTCGAGACGGCGCGCACCGTGATGAAACTGACTCAAGATTCGTGGAAACTCTCCACGTTCGAATACCGTTCCAACGCATCCGACAAGTGGGGCAACGCGAACGGACCACGCTGGCAACTGGAATTCACCCCCGTTGATCCCAATACCCACACGGCGTACTCCGTCGTCATCGACGGCAAAACCGGACAGATGATCGGCATGAATTTTTATAACAAAATGGACCCGCAAGCGGGCGATGCTACACAGGAGCAAGCTCGGAAAGCAGGCGAAGCGTTTCTCGCACAAGTCGCACCCGACGAACTGAAACAGGCAGAACTGACCACCTCGGAGGTCAACTCGATGGGCGCGTCCAAATCCTTCAACTTCACCTACGTGCGCAAAACGGCCGACGGCGTCTACGTGCTCGGGGACCGCATCTCCCTCACCATGGCGGGGAACGGCAACCTCATCTCCTATGAAATTCATTGGTCAAACGCCGACTTCCCGAAACCGAACGGCACCGTCTCGGTGGCGGACGCAAACAAGTCGTACGCAGACGCGCTCGGCTTGCGACTGATGTATCAACAGCAATACCGCACCGCCACTCCGACGATGAGCCTCGTCTATGGCACCGACTTCTCGCAGAACTTCATGTTCCCGGAGCCCCTGACCCCGTACTTGATTGACGCCAAGTCGGGCAAAGCAATCAACCGCAACGGGGACGAACGCAAACCGACCTCGACCGTCCAGAAACCGATCGTTGAAAACGGCCCGACGGCACCGACGCCGCGCAACACGCCGCTGACCCAAGAGGAAGCTGAAGACCTGCTCCTCTCGTCCGGCCTGCTTCACCAAGGGGATCAACTTCAAGACCCGAGCTACCAAGAAAGTTCCCCGACCAACAAAACCTGGAGCTTCTCCGTCTCCGCCAACGGGTCGAAAAAACCCACCGGCAACGTGTTCCTCGACGCACTGACAGGCGAAGTGATCTCCTACAACACGTTCAGCGTATCTTCAACGTCGTCTGAACCAGCGATGACCTCAGACGCCATCACGCAAAAAGCGATGAACCTCGTGAAAAAACTCTACCCCGGTCGCATGGGCCTGTTCTCCTATGTAACGACCGCCACCCTGCCCAACTCCATGAAAGGCAGCGACGGCGAATCGACCGGCGTCTCCTTCACCTATCTCAAAAACGGAGTCCCGTCGCAGTACGGTCTCCAGATCATCTTCGACCGCGACGGCAACGTGACGAACTTCTACGGGCAGCCGTTTGAGTTGCTGACTTCGGACAAAACGGACTACCCCGACCCGTCCAAAGCCATAACGCTCGAACAAGCGACGAGCACATACATCCAAAAACGCCCGCTCCGCCTCTCCTACTACTTCCCGATCTTGGCGGACGGCACGCAATCGACCCAACCGATGCTGGTCTGGGCTCCCAAAGACAATGACTACCCGATTCCGTACGTCGATGCTCTCACCAACGAATACATCGACACCGATCTCAGCCAAGTCAAACCGTCCGCTCAACCGACCGACATCAAAGACCATTGGGCGGAAAAAGCGCTCACCCAGTTCGCGGATCGCGGCCTGCTCGACATCCAAGACGGCAAAGCCTACCCGAACAACGAAATCTCCCGTGCCGAGTACATCCGCTTGCTGACCAACTTCCGCGTCGGACTCTCCACGACCGACAAGCCGACGTTCGAAGACGTGCCCACGAATTCCAAGTACTTCAACTCCATTGAGACCGCCGTGTTCCTCGGCTGGATTGCCAAGGACAAAACGTTCCGTCCCGACGACAAGATCTCACGCCAAGAAGCGGCCTCCATCCTCACCCGCGTCCTCGGCTACCAAGACCTCGCCAAGCACACCGAAATCTTCGCTCTGCCTTACAGCGACGGCGGGCAAGTGGCATCGTATGCGAAAGGTTCGGTTGCCATCTTGACCGGGCTTGGCGTGATGACTGGCTCGGCGAACGAATTCCGCCCGACCGGCGACATCACGCTCGCCGAAGCCTGCACCGCCATCCTCAAACTGAGTTCGATCACCACCAACTTCCCGCCGTACGTCAAATAA
- a CDS encoding sugar phosphate nucleotidyltransferase: MKAVILAGGKGSRLRPLTCNKPKPMVPLLGRPCMAYTLDLLRRTGIQDIGVTLQYMPDSIRNYFGDGHEHGVRMRYFEETSPLGTAGSVKNAAAFLDETFVVISGDALTDFHLLDAIRYHKEKGSLATIVLTRVETPLEYGVAITEPDGRIVRFLEKPSWGEVFSDTVNTGIYIFEREILDFIPDSQEFDFSKDLFPHLMNNGHDLYGYVADGYWSDIGNLAQYRQTQFDMLEGRVHVDIHGQRVAPRVWIGQGVRMADDVVLEEPCYIGRETVIGEGVTIGPYTVIGEGNILQSGASLKRTVIWNHNYVGEGVELRGATLCSQTCLETHAACFEGAVIGDACSIGAKAVVKPQVKLWPKKRVQEGVTAHTSLIWGEKLERHLFGMLGVQGICNVDMTPDFAGKLASAYGAALPFGARIAISCDEDPFSCLIKRAFAAGLHSAGLHTVDGGSGTTPMLRYAVRMREVQGGVHVRRIGDPGDDRLLIEFVDAMGLNLDKGLERKIENAFYQEDFRRANSRHIGHEEHYKYIREEYVADLLRQVDREAIQRESFRIVVQFDSLSHNDVVLQMLRELGCTVQVLESALSAQGELQALVAGGHSHIGVRLGSNGERMALVTEKGTMIEDDLLLALQVLVHFSSGRNQVAVPVTAPTIVELLAEQFGGAVVRTKANPRSLMEPMQAEPFPMLFDALYTLVRVMSAMAKSGLALSELLDGIPHFHILRCEVPCPWEEKGKVMRLLIEETKGETVELLDGIKVFTEGGWTLILPDSDGPMFQVYAQGVTKQKAEELADAFAVKIRDYQV, encoded by the coding sequence ATGAAAGCAGTCATTTTGGCCGGTGGGAAGGGCAGCAGACTCAGACCGCTCACCTGCAACAAACCGAAACCGATGGTGCCCTTGCTGGGGCGACCCTGCATGGCGTACACCCTCGATCTGCTGCGTCGAACGGGTATTCAAGACATTGGAGTCACGTTGCAGTACATGCCCGATTCGATTCGCAATTATTTTGGAGACGGGCACGAGCATGGCGTGCGGATGCGCTACTTCGAGGAGACTTCGCCGCTTGGCACGGCCGGTTCGGTCAAAAACGCCGCGGCGTTTCTCGACGAAACGTTCGTCGTCATCTCGGGAGATGCGCTGACCGATTTTCACTTGCTCGACGCGATTCGTTATCACAAGGAAAAAGGGTCGCTGGCGACGATCGTTCTCACCCGCGTGGAGACCCCGTTGGAGTATGGCGTCGCAATCACGGAGCCGGACGGTCGTATCGTGCGCTTTTTGGAAAAGCCGTCTTGGGGAGAAGTGTTCAGCGATACGGTGAACACCGGCATTTATATCTTCGAACGAGAGATTCTGGACTTTATCCCCGATTCCCAAGAGTTTGATTTCAGCAAAGACCTGTTCCCGCATCTGATGAACAACGGGCACGATCTGTACGGCTACGTGGCGGACGGGTATTGGTCGGATATCGGAAATTTGGCGCAGTACCGCCAGACGCAGTTTGATATGCTGGAAGGCCGCGTGCATGTAGACATCCACGGTCAGCGGGTCGCACCGCGCGTCTGGATCGGGCAAGGCGTGCGAATGGCAGACGACGTCGTGCTGGAAGAACCGTGCTACATCGGACGCGAGACGGTCATCGGAGAGGGCGTCACGATTGGACCGTACACGGTGATCGGCGAGGGCAACATCTTGCAAAGCGGAGCGTCGCTGAAGCGCACAGTGATCTGGAATCACAACTACGTCGGCGAAGGCGTCGAGCTGCGGGGTGCCACCCTCTGCTCGCAAACCTGCTTGGAGACGCATGCCGCCTGCTTCGAAGGCGCGGTGATCGGAGACGCTTGCTCCATCGGGGCCAAAGCGGTCGTCAAACCCCAAGTGAAGCTCTGGCCGAAAAAACGCGTGCAAGAGGGCGTAACTGCACACACCTCCCTGATCTGGGGCGAGAAATTGGAGAGACATCTGTTCGGGATGCTCGGCGTGCAGGGCATCTGCAACGTGGACATGACGCCCGATTTTGCAGGCAAATTGGCGTCCGCGTACGGGGCGGCTTTGCCGTTTGGCGCTCGCATTGCGATTTCTTGTGACGAAGACCCGTTCTCGTGCCTCATCAAGCGGGCGTTTGCCGCCGGGTTGCACAGTGCGGGCTTGCATACGGTCGATGGAGGCTCCGGCACGACTCCGATGTTGCGCTATGCCGTTCGGATGCGCGAAGTGCAGGGCGGGGTGCATGTGCGCCGGATCGGCGACCCGGGCGACGACCGGCTGCTGATCGAGTTCGTCGACGCGATGGGGTTGAACCTCGACAAAGGTCTGGAGCGCAAAATTGAGAATGCCTTCTACCAAGAGGACTTCCGGCGCGCCAACTCCCGGCATATCGGGCACGAGGAGCACTACAAGTACATACGGGAGGAGTACGTGGCCGATTTGCTTCGACAGGTCGACCGTGAAGCGATCCAACGCGAATCGTTCCGCATCGTGGTCCAATTCGATTCCCTGTCGCACAACGATGTCGTTTTGCAGATGCTCCGAGAGCTCGGGTGTACGGTGCAGGTCTTGGAGTCGGCGCTGTCGGCACAGGGCGAGTTGCAAGCCCTGGTTGCGGGCGGGCACTCTCATATCGGCGTGCGCCTGGGGAGCAACGGAGAGCGAATGGCGTTGGTGACGGAAAAAGGGACGATGATCGAAGACGATCTGCTGTTGGCTTTGCAAGTGCTCGTCCATTTCTCTTCCGGGCGAAACCAAGTCGCCGTGCCGGTGACGGCCCCGACGATCGTCGAATTGCTGGCCGAACAGTTTGGCGGCGCGGTCGTGCGCACGAAAGCCAACCCGCGTTCGCTGATGGAGCCGATGCAAGCGGAGCCCTTCCCGATGCTGTTCGACGCCCTCTACACCCTCGTCCGCGTGATGAGCGCCATGGCGAAAAGCGGTCTCGCCCTCTCCGAATTGCTCGACGGCATCCCGCACTTCCACATCTTGCGCTGTGAAGTGCCCTGCCCGTGGGAGGAGAAAGGCAAAGTGATGCGCCTCTTGATCGAAGAGACCAAGGGCGAAACGGTCGAACTGCTCGATGGAATCAAAGTGTTCACCGAAGGGGGCTGGACGCTGATCTTGCCCGACTCGGACGGTCCGATGTTCCAAGTCTACGCACAGGGCGTGACGAAGCAAAAAGCGGAAGAACTCGCCGATGCATTCGCCGTGAAGATTCGGGACTATCAGGTGTAG